The nucleotide sequence ACAGCCGGGCGCGGCCGTGCTGGACCACGACGGGCAGGCAATGGTGGCCGGCGTGCAGCCGGCCGCGGCCCCCATCGATCCGGACCGCAAGTTCGGCACCGTGGGCGCGGTGGCGGTGGATGCGCAGGGCAACCTGGCTGCCGCCACGTCGACCGGCGGCGTCACCAACAAGCAGGTGGGGCGCGTCGGCGACGCGCCGCTGATCGGCGCCGGATGCTATGCCGCCAACGCCACGTGCGCGGTGTCGACCACCGGCACCGGAGAGATGTTCATCCGCATGGTCGCCGCCTACGACGTCGCGGCGCAGATGGAGTACCGCGGTGTCTCGCTCGAAGAGGCCGCGCATTCGGTCATGCACGAAAAGCTGCCGCGCATCGGCGGCAAGGGCGGGCTGATCGCGGTGGATGGCAAGGGCAATGTTTCGCTGACCTTCAATACCGAAGGCATGTACCGCGGCCATGCCCGCGTGGGCGAAGCGCCGGTGGCCGCGATCTATCGATGACGCGTCGCCACGCATGGTGTAACTGTTTTGCTAGGGGATGAATATGGCCGACAGCAGGATGGCCGAGCAGGCAACGACCCGCCGCGTAGATGGCGGGGCCATGCCGGAGAATCGCGTGGTGCAGGTGCGGGACCTGACCGTGCGGTTCAGGAGCGCGGAACGGACCGTCGAGGCCGTGCGCGACCTGTCCTTCCACGTGGACCGGGGTGAAACCCTGGCCATCGTTGGCGAGTCGGGATCGGGCAAGTCGGTGACCTCGCTGGCGCTGATGCGCCTGGTCGAGCACGGTGGCGGGCATATCGCCCAGGGCAGCATGCTGCTGCGCCGGCGCGCCGGCCAGGTCATCGAACTGGCCGGCGCCAGCCAGCGCGAGATGCGCGGCGTGCGCGGCGCCGACATGGCGATGATCTTCCAGGAGCCCATGACCTCGCTGAACCCGGTGTTCACCGCGGGGGACCAGATCGCGGAATCCATACGCCTGCACCAGGGCAAGGATGGCGCGGCGTCGCGGGCGGAAGCCCTGCGCATGCTGGAACAGGTGCGCATCCCGGAGGCGCGCTCCATCATGGACCGCTATCCCCACCAGTTGTCCGGCGGCATGCGGCAGCGGGTGATGATCGCCATGGCGCTGGCCTGCAAGCCGGCGCTGCTGATCGCCGACGAGCCCACCACCGCCCTGGACGTCACCATCCAGGCGCAGATCCTGCAGCTGATACGCCAGCTGCAGGAGGAAATGCACATGGGCGTGGTGTTCATCACGCACGATATGGGCGTGGTGGCGGAAGTCGCGGACCGCGTCCTGGTGATGTACCGCGGCGACAAGGTGGAAGAGGGCGCCTCCGCCCAGATCTTCGGCCAGCCCCGGCATCGCTATACGCAGGCCCTGCTGTCGGCCGTGCCGCGCCTGGGATCCATGCGCGGCACCGACCTGCCGGAACGTTTCCAACTCGTGCGCATGGATGGCACGTCGACGGGGGCGGCCCACGCCGGGGCGGCCCATGCCGGGGCGGCCCATGCCGGGGCGGCCGGCGCGGCGCCCGTCCGCGCCGACGCGGCGGAGCCCCGCCCCGCGGCCCAGCCGCCGCATGCGTCCGGCGAACCCATCCTGAGCGTGCGCGACCTGGTTACGCGCTTCGATATCCGCGGCGGCATACTGAGCCGCGTGCGCGGCCGCGTGCACGCGGTGGAGAAGGTCAGCTTCGACCTGTACCCCGGCGAGACCCTGGCGCTGGTCGGCGAGTCCGGCTGCGGCAAGTCCACGACCGGCCGCGCGCTGCTGCGCCTGACCGAGAGCCAGGGTGGCAGCATCCGCCTGGAAGGCCGCGACATCGGCAAGCTGAAGGGCGCCGAGCTGCAGGCCCTGCGCCGCGATATCCAGTTCGTATTCCAGGATCCCTTCGCGTCGCTGGACCCGCGCGTCACGGTAGGTTTTTCCATCATGGAACCGCTGCTGGTGCACGGCGTGGCCAGCGGCAAGCAGGCCGAGCAGCGGGTCGCCGACCTGCTGGAACGCGTCGGCCTGCCGGCATCCATGGCGCAGCGCTATCCGCACGAATTTTCCGGCGGCCAGCGCCAGCGCATCTGCATCGCGCGCGCCCTGGCGCTCAATCCCAAGGTGGTCATCGCCGATGAATCGGTGTCCGCGCTGGACGTGTCCATCCAGGCGCAGATCGTCAATCTGCTGATCGACCTGCAGCGCGACCTGGGCGTGGCCTTCCTGTTCATCTCGCACGATATGGCGGTGGTGGAACGCGTCAGCCACCGCGTGGCGGTGATGTACCTGGGCCAGATCGTGGAAATCGGCCCGCGCCGCGCGATTTTCGAGAATCCCCAGCATGCGTACACCAAGAAGCTGATGGCGGCGGTGCCGATCGCCGATCCGGCGCGGCGCCACTTGAAGCGCGCGCTGCTGACCGAGGAAATACCCAGCCCGATCCGCAAGCCCGGCGACGAGCCCGCGGTCGCGCCGCTGGTCAATGTCGGGCCGGGGCATTACGTGGCCCGGCACGCCGTGGGCGGGCTGTATTGACGCCGCCGCTTTAGTGCCTGTCCAAGCTGCATCCTTGCCGTTTCTCCACCAACCCTCCTTTAATCCGTCAGGAGTGCATCACATGAAAGCATTGCGCCCCACCCGTCTGATGGCCGCCGCCGCGCTGGCCTTCGGCGTTGCCGCCTCGCCCTTGGCGCATGCGGCGAAGGACGTGACATTCGCCGTTGCCATCGCCCTGGAAACGCTGGATCCCTACAACACCAACAGCACCCTGAACCAGGCCGCCGGCAAGGCGTACTACGAGGGGCTGTTCGAGTTCGACAAGGATCTGAAGATCCAGCCCCTGCTGGCCACCGGCTATGAAGTCAGCCCGGACGGCCTGGTCTACACGATCAAGCTGCGCAAGGGCGTCAAGTTCCAGGACGGCACGGATTTCACCGCCGAGGCCGTCAAGGTCAACTTCGACCGCGTGTCCAATCCGGAAAACCGCCTGACCCGCTACACGCAGTTCAACCAGGTGGAGAAGACCGAAGTCGTCGATCCCTACACCGTCCGCATCACGCTGAAGCGCCCGTTCTCGGCCTTCATCAACGCGCTGGCGCACCCGGCCGCGATGATGATCTCGCCGACGGCGCTGAAAAAGTGGGGCAACAAGGACATCGGCTTCCACCCCGTCGGCACCGGCCCCTTCGAGTTCGTCGAATGGAAACCCGCCGAATACCTGAAGGTGAAGAAGTTCGACGGCTACTGGCGCAAGGGCTATCCCAAGGTCGACACGCTGACCTTCCGCACGGTCACGGACAACAACACCCGCGCCGCCGTGGTGCAGACGGGCGAGGCGCAGTTCGCCTTCCCGGTGCCCTACGAGCAGGCTGCCGCGCTGACCAAGAACGACAAGATCGACGTGGTCGACCGCAAGAACTCGATCATGGCCCGCTACATGTCCATGAACGTGCAGCAAAAGCCCTTCGACAATCCGAAGGTGCGCCAGGCCATCAACTACGCCATCAACAAGGAAGCGCTGATCAAGGTCGCCTACGCCGGCTATGCCAGCGTCTCGACCGGCGTGATCCCCCAGGGCGTGGAATACGCCTACGAGATCGACAAGAAGGGCTGGCCCTACGATCCGAAGAAGGCGCGCGAGCTGCTGAAGGAAGCCGGCTACCCCAACGGTTTCGAAAGCACGCTGTGGTCGGCCTATAACGACGGCACGTCGCAGAAGATCGTCCAGTTCCTGCAGCAGCAGCTGGCCCAGGTCGGCGTCAAGGTCTCGGTGGAAGTCCTGGAATCCGGCCAGCGCGTGCAGCGCGTGCAGCAGGTGCAGAAGCCCGAGGACGCCAAGGTGCGCATGTACTACGCGGGCTGGTCGTCGTCCACCGGCGAAGCCGACTGGGGCCTGCGTCCCCTGCTGGCTACGGAGGCCTTCCCGCCGCAGCTGAACAACACGGCCTACTACTCCAATCCGAAGGTGGACGACGACATCAAGAAAGCGTTGACGACCACCAACAAGGACGAGAAGACCTCGCTGTACAAGGACGCGCAGCAGACCATCTGGAACGATGCGCCGTGGGCTTTCCTGGTGACCCAGGGCAACGTGTACATCAAGTCGAAGAACCTGAGCGGCGTGTACGTGATGCCCGACACCAGCTTCTGGTTCGGCGACGTCGACCTGAAGCAATAAACCTCCGGCCGGGCGGCGCGCGAAGGCGCGCCACCCGTTCCGTGGCATGACCGCGCGGATGCCGCGCATCCGCGCGCAGGAATTCTTATGCTTACCTACATCGTCAAGCGCCTTCTGGGCATGATTCCCACGCTGCTGCTGGTTATCGCGGTGGTGTTCATGTTCGTCCACATGCTGCCCGGCGATCCGGCGCGGCTGGCGGCCGGCCAGGATGCCGACGAGCAGACCGTGCAGCTGGTGCGCCAGGAATTGGGCCTGGACCTTCCGCTGCCCCAGCAGTTCGTTCGTTATTTCACGCACATGCTGCGGGGCGACCTGGGCGTTTCCCTGCGCAGCAAGCGTCCCGTCAGCACGGAGATCGCCGACCGTTTCATGCCCACGCTGCTGCTGACCCTGACCAGCATGGTGTGGTCCGTGGTCTTCGGCATGATCATCGGCGTGGCATCGGCCGTCTGGCGCAACCGCTGGCCGGACCGCCTGGGCATGACGCTGGCCGTATCGGGGATATCCTTCCCGGCCTTCGCCCTGGGGATGATGCTGATGCAGGTGTTCTCGGTCGAATTGGGCTGGCTGCCGACCATAGGCGCGGCCAGCTGGAAACACTACATCCTGCCCTCCATCACCTTGGGCGCGGCCGTGGCGGCCGTCATGGCGCGCTTCACGCGATCTTCCTTCGTCGAGGTGATCCAGGAGGACTTCGTGCGCACCGCGCGCGCCAAGGGCCTGGCCGAATCAGTCGTGGTGGCCAAGCACACGCTGCGCAATGCCTTGATCCCCGTGGTCACGATGATGGGCCTGCAGTTCGGCTTCCTGCTGGGCGGGTCCATCGTGGTGGAGACCGTCTTCAGCTGGCCCGGCCTGGGCGCGCTGCTGGTCGACGCGGTCACGCAGCGCGACTATCCGGTCATCCAGGGCCTGGTGCTGCTGTTTTCCCTGGAATTCATTCTGATCAACCTGGTGGTGGACGTGCTGTACGGCGTCATCAACCCCAGCATCCGGTACAAGTGAGGCGGCCATGACGCAACTCGACAACACCGCCGCCGCGGGCACCGCGACCGCCGCCGTGCCCGCCACGGCCGAGGCCGTGCGCACGCCGTTCACCGAATTCTGGCGCAAGTTCAAGAAGCAGCACCTGGCCGTCGGCGCGGGCATCTTCGTGCTGCTGCTGATCCTGGTGGCCGTGCTGGCGCCGTGGATCGTGCCCTTCGACGCGGAAAACTACTTCGACTACGACAACCTGAACGCCGGTCCGTCCTTGACGCACTGGCTGGGCGTGGACGCGCTCGGCCGCGATATCTTCAGCCGCATCCTGATGGGAGCGCGCATTTCGCTGGTAACGGGCTTCGTGTCCGTGGCGCTGGGCGCCGCCGTCGGCACCTTCCTGGGGCTGATGGCAGGCTACTACGAAGGCTGGTGGGAGCGCATCAGCATGCGGCTTTCCGACGTACTGCTGGCCTTCCCCGGCATGCTGCTGGCCATCGGCGTGGTGGCCATCCTGGGATCCAGCATGGTGAATGTGGTGGTCGCGGTGGCGGTATTCAGCGTGCCGGCCTTCGCGCGGCTGGTGCGGGGCAATACGCTGGCGATCAAGCACATGACCTATGTCGAGGCCGTGCGCAGCATCGGCGCGTCGGACTGGACCATCATCATGCGCCACATCCTGCCCGGCACGATCTCGCCCATCGTGGTCTACGGCACCATGCGCATCGGCACTTCCATCATCACGGCGGCCAGCCTGTCCTTCCTGGGGATGGGCGCGCAGCCGCCCACGCCGGAATGGGGCGCGATGCTGAACGAGGCGCGCGCGGATATGGTGACCTCGCCGCACATCGCCGTGTTTCCGGCGCTGGCGATCTTCCTGACCGTGCTGGCGTTCAACCTGCTGGGCGACGGCTTGCGCGACGCCCTGGATCCCAAGATCGACCGGCGGTAGGCATGGCGATGGCCGCGAAGACAGCTGTGCTGGATCCCTTCCGCGACGAAGACGCCGGGCCGGCGCCCGGCATGGCCGCACGGAATGGGTGGCCCGCAAGAGGGTGGCCCGCATGATGGCCCGCATGACGACCGCGCCGACCGGCTTTCCGCGCGTCGGGGTACTGCCTTCCGGGCCGCGCGACTCGCTCTGCGATGTCGCGGGCGTGACGGTGGGGCATGCGACGCTGGCGCGCGGCGCGCTGCAGACCGGCGTCACGGTGGTGCGGCCGCATGGCGGCGACCTCTATCGCGACAAGGTGCCGGCCGCCGCCAGCGTGCTGAACGGCTTCGGCAAGAGCGTCGGCCTGGTGCAGGTGGAAGAGCTGGGCGTGCTGGAGACACCCATCGCGCTCACCAACACTTTCTCCGTGGGCACCGTGGCCAATGCCCAGATCCGCCAGGCGGTGGACGCCAATGCGGAGATCGGCCGCGCCTGGCCCACTGTCAATCCCTTGGTGTTCGAGTGCAATGACGGCTACCTGAACGACATCCAGGCCATGGCGGTCGGGGAAGCCGACTACCTGGCGGCCTGCGCCGCCGCCGGTCCGCATTGCGAGCAGGGCGCCGTCGGCGCGGGACGCGGCATGTCCTGTTTCGGCTTCAAGGGCGGCATCGGCAGCGCGTCGCGGATCGCCCGTCCGGCCGGCGGCCGGTCCTGGACGGTCGGGGCGCTGGTACTGGCCAATTTCGGCCGCCAGCCCTTGCTGACGGTCGCCGGACGGCCCTTCGGCCAGTGGCTGGAACAGGCGCGCGCCCAGGGAACGCAAGGAAGCGGCGACAGCGGCGGCGATACGCCGGCCGCACCGGCGCCGCGCGGCGGTCCCGCCGACGATGGCGCCGCGGCGGAGCCGGAAAAAGGCTCCATCATCCTGCTGCTGGCCACCGATGCGCCCCTGGACGCGCGCCAGTTGCGGCGGCTGTCCCTGCGCGCCGGCGCCGGCCTGGCGCGCACCGGCTCCGTATTCGGCCATGGCAGCGGCGACATCGCCCTGGCGTTTTCCACCGCCTATACCGTGCCGCACCTGGCGGACCGCGCGATGCCCGCGGTCGCCATGCTGCACGAGACCCGCATCGATCCCTTGTTCGAGGCCGCGGCCGAGGCCATCGAGCAATCCATCGTCCACGCGCTGTGGCATGCCGAAAGCGTGACGGGGCGCGACGGCCACGCGCGCCTGGCCATCCGCGACGCCATTCCGCAGTGGCGGCGGTGGCTGGACGGCGGGCGATGACACGGCGGCCCGCCAGGGCCTGTTTCCTTCATTCTTCCAGCATCGAGCAGCCATGCGCATACTGATTTCCACCGACATCGAAGGCGTCGCCGGCGTCTTCCATTCCCAGCAGGTGACGGCCGGCAACCCGGAATACGAGCGGGCCCGCGGCTGGATGACGGGCGAGGCCAATGCCGCCGTCGCGGGCGCCTTCGAAGGCGGCGCCCGCGACGTGCTGGTCAACGACTCGCATGGCGGCTATCGCAACCTGCTGCCCGACGGCATCGACGAACGCGCGCGCCTGGTACTGGGCAAGCCCCGCTACCTGGGCATGATGGGCGGCCTGGAGGAAGCCTGCGACGCCGTATTCATGATCGGCTACCACTCGCGCGCCCAGGGCCGCGGCGTGCTGGCGCACACCATCAACGGCTTTTCCTTCGCCAAGGTGCGCATCAACGGCATGGAGCTGGGCGAGGCCGGCCTGTACGGCGCCCTGGCCGGCGAGCTGGGCGTGCCCGTGGCCCTGGCCAGCGGCGACGACGTATTCATCGGCGAAACGCGCGAGCTCTTTCCGGGCGCCGTCTGGGTGCAGACCAAGATCGCCCGCGGGCAGGGCAGCGGCGTGTCCCTGTCGCCGGCCGCGGCACGCGCCGCCATCCGCGAGGCCGCGCGCGAGGCCATGGGCAACATCGGCCGCCTGAAACCGTGGCGCATCGAACCGCCTATAGAATGCGTGCTGCAGACCCAGAATCCGGCCCTGGCCGACCTGTTCTGCACCTGGCCCGCGCTGGAACGCGTGGACGGCGTGACGCTGCGCTTCACCACGGAAAGCATGCAGGCGGCCATCCGCACCCTGAACAGCCTGGCCGCCATGTCATTCATGCTGCGCTGACCCGCGCCCGAGGATTTCCATGCCGCACACCGACGCCCGCATCGCCGCACTGCGCCAGGCCATGGCCGCGCACGGCCTGTCCGCCTATGTCGTGCCCTCCGCCGATCCCCACCTTTCCGAATACCTGCCGGCGCGCTGGCAGGGGCGCCAGTGGCTGTCGGGCTTTACCGGTTCGGTCGGCACGCTGGTGGTCACGGCGGATTTCGCCGGGCTGTGGGTGGATAGCCGGTATTGGGTGCAGGCGCAGGCGCAACTGGCGGGGACCTGCGTCACGCTGATGAAGCTGGGCGATGCGGGCGTGCCGCCGCACCCGGAGTGGCTGGGCACGTATTGCGGCGCGCACGCGGGGGCGGCGGTCGGCGCGGACGGCCTGGTGCTGTCGCTGGCGGCGCACCGGGCCCTGTCCGACGCGGTGACGGGCGCCGGCGGCCGGCTGGATATCGGCCATGACCTGCTTGCCGAGATCTGGCCGGACCGGCCGGCGCTGCCGGCCACCCCCGTGCGGGAACACCTGGCGCCCCACGCCTGTGTCTCGCGCGCGGACAAACTGGCGCGGGTGCGCGAGGCCATGCGCGCCAAGGGCGCGGCCGCGCACCTGGTCAGCTCGCTGGACGATGTCGCCTGGCTGTTCAACCTGCGCGGCGGCGACGTGGACTACAACCCGGTGTTCGTCGCGCACGCCCTGGTCCTGGCCGATCGCGCCGAGCTGTTCACCGCCCCGGGCAAGATAGACGCCGCGCTGGCGGACCGGCTGGCGGCCGACGGCGTCGCGGTCCGTCCCTACGACGACTGCCCCACGGCGCTGGCGGCCCTGCCTGCCGACGGGGCCGTGCTGGTCGACCCCGCGCGCACCACCGTGGGCGTGCTGGCCGCGCTGCCGGCCCAGCTTCGCCGCGTGGAAGCCATCAACCCCAGTACCCTGGCGAAATCGCGCAAGACCGACGACGAACTGGTCCATGTCCGCGCCGTCATGGAACAGGACGGCGCCGCCCTGTGCGAGTTCTTCGCCTGGTTCGAGGCCGCGCTGGGGCGCGAGCGCATCACCGAACTGACCGTCGACGAAAAACTGTCGGCGGCCCGGGCGCGCCGCCCCGGCTTCGTCTCGCTCAGTTTCGGCACCATCGCCGCCTACAACGCCAACGGCGCCATGCCCCATTACCGCGCCACGCCCGAGTCGCACGCCGTCATCGACGGCAACGGCCTGCTGCTGATCGATTCCGGCGGCCAGTACGAAGGCGGCACGACCGACATCACCCGCGTCGTGGCGGTGGGCACGCCCACAGCGGAACAGAAAAGGGATTTCACGCTCGTGCTCAAGGGCATGATCGCCTTGTCGCGCGCGCGCTTCCCGCGCGGCGTGCTGTCGCCGATGCTGGACGCCATCGCCCGCGCGCCCATCTGGGAAGGCGGCGCGGAATACGGCCACGGCACCGGCCACGGCGTCGGCTATTTCATGAATGTGCACGAAGGTCCGCAGGTCATCGCACACCGCGCGCCGGCCACGCCGCACACCGCCATGGAGCCGGGCATGATCACCTCCAACGAGCCGGGCATCTACCGTCCCGGCCGCTGGGGCGTGCGCATCGAGAACCTGGTGTGCAACCGGCCGGCGGAAACCACCGAGCTCGGCGAATTCCTGGCTTTCGAAACCCTGACCCTGTGTCCTATCGATACGTCGTGCATCCAGGCCGATATGCTGCGGCCCGACGAAACCGCCTGGCTGGACGGTTACCACGCGCAGGTGCGGGAACGGCTCCTGCCGCACGTGGACGGCGCCGCCCGGGACTGGCTGCTGGCGCGGACACGGCCGCTGGCCGGCCGCTAGCCCCTCGCAGCGTGGCGGCGGGGCGCTACGCCTGGCCGGGCGTTGTTACTTCGCGACGCCATGGGAAATAGAAGGATTCGCCGGCCTGCCGGCTATAATCCAAATTTCCCGCACGCGCCCGGCGGCCCCGGGCGCTATTCACGATGACCAAATACGTATTTGTCACCGGCGGCGTAGTGTCTTCCCTGGGGAAAGGCATTGCCGCCGCGTCCCTTGGCGCGATCCTGGAATCGCGCGGCCTGCAAGTCACCCTGCTCAAGCTCGATCCCTACATCAACGTCGATCCCGGCACGATGAGCCCCTTCCAGCACGGCGAGGTCTTCGTCACGGAAGACGGCGCCGAAACCGACCTGGACCTGGGCCACTACGAGCGCTTCATTTCCACGCGCATGCGCAAGGTGAACAACTTCACCACCGGCCAGATCTACGAGTCCGTGCTGCGCAAGGAACGCCGGGGCGACTACCTGGGCAAGACGGTCCAGGTGATTCCGCACATCACCAATGAAATCCAGGACTTCATCGCGCGCGGCGCCGAAGCGGGCTGGGACGGCAACACCGACGTCGCCATTGTCGAGATCGGCGGCACGGTGGGCGATATCGAATCCCTGCCTTTCCTGGAAGCCGCCCGCCAGATGAGCCTGCGGATGGGCCGCAACAACGCCGCCTTCATCCACCTGACCCTGGTCCCCTTCATCGCTTCCGCCGGCGAGCTCAAGACCAAGCCCACGCAGCACTCGGTGCAGAAGCTGCGTGAAATCGGTATCTATCCGCACGCGCTGCTGTGCCGCGCCGACCGGCCCATCCCGGAAGACGAGCGCGCCAAGATTTCACTGTTTTCCAACGTCCCGCTGGACGCCGTGATTTCGGTGTGGGACGCCGACTCCATCTACAAGATCCCCGCCATGCTGCACAAGCAGGGCCTGGACAACCTGGTGTGCGACGCGCTGGGGCTGACGCCTCCGCCGGCCGACCTGTCCATGTGGGACGACCTGGTCGAAGCCCTCGAGCACCCGGTACACGAGGTCACCATCGGCATGGTGGGCAAGTACGTCGACCTGACCGAATCGTACAAGTCGCTGACCGAAGCGCTGGTGCACGCGGGCATCCATACCCGCTCGCGCGTCAAGATCGAGTACATCGACTCCGAAGACCTGGAAGCCCACGGCACCGACAGCCTCAAGCACCTGGACGCCATCCTGGTGCCGGGCGGCTTCGGCAAGCGCGGCACGGAAGGCAAGA is from Bordetella bronchialis and encodes:
- a CDS encoding isoaspartyl peptidase/L-asparaginase family protein; translated protein: MIQPVVAIHGGAGTMSRASITPEQERQYLDALNEILAAAQAVLARGGSALDAVTEAVTRLEDCPLFNAGHGAVYTSAGTHELDASIMDGATLRSGAIANVNCVRNPVLAARRVMENSKHVFFVGQGAEAFAREQGLEIVDPSYFSTPARYEQLLRVQREQPGAAVLDHDGQAMVAGVQPAAAPIDPDRKFGTVGAVAVDAQGNLAAATSTGGVTNKQVGRVGDAPLIGAGCYAANATCAVSTTGTGEMFIRMVAAYDVAAQMEYRGVSLEEAAHSVMHEKLPRIGGKGGLIAVDGKGNVSLTFNTEGMYRGHARVGEAPVAAIYR
- a CDS encoding dipeptide ABC transporter ATP-binding protein, whose translation is MADSRMAEQATTRRVDGGAMPENRVVQVRDLTVRFRSAERTVEAVRDLSFHVDRGETLAIVGESGSGKSVTSLALMRLVEHGGGHIAQGSMLLRRRAGQVIELAGASQREMRGVRGADMAMIFQEPMTSLNPVFTAGDQIAESIRLHQGKDGAASRAEALRMLEQVRIPEARSIMDRYPHQLSGGMRQRVMIAMALACKPALLIADEPTTALDVTIQAQILQLIRQLQEEMHMGVVFITHDMGVVAEVADRVLVMYRGDKVEEGASAQIFGQPRHRYTQALLSAVPRLGSMRGTDLPERFQLVRMDGTSTGAAHAGAAHAGAAHAGAAGAAPVRADAAEPRPAAQPPHASGEPILSVRDLVTRFDIRGGILSRVRGRVHAVEKVSFDLYPGETLALVGESGCGKSTTGRALLRLTESQGGSIRLEGRDIGKLKGAELQALRRDIQFVFQDPFASLDPRVTVGFSIMEPLLVHGVASGKQAEQRVADLLERVGLPASMAQRYPHEFSGGQRQRICIARALALNPKVVIADESVSALDVSIQAQIVNLLIDLQRDLGVAFLFISHDMAVVERVSHRVAVMYLGQIVEIGPRRAIFENPQHAYTKKLMAAVPIADPARRHLKRALLTEEIPSPIRKPGDEPAVAPLVNVGPGHYVARHAVGGLY
- the gsiB gene encoding glutathione ABC transporter substrate-binding protein GsiB gives rise to the protein MKALRPTRLMAAAALAFGVAASPLAHAAKDVTFAVAIALETLDPYNTNSTLNQAAGKAYYEGLFEFDKDLKIQPLLATGYEVSPDGLVYTIKLRKGVKFQDGTDFTAEAVKVNFDRVSNPENRLTRYTQFNQVEKTEVVDPYTVRITLKRPFSAFINALAHPAAMMISPTALKKWGNKDIGFHPVGTGPFEFVEWKPAEYLKVKKFDGYWRKGYPKVDTLTFRTVTDNNTRAAVVQTGEAQFAFPVPYEQAAALTKNDKIDVVDRKNSIMARYMSMNVQQKPFDNPKVRQAINYAINKEALIKVAYAGYASVSTGVIPQGVEYAYEIDKKGWPYDPKKARELLKEAGYPNGFESTLWSAYNDGTSQKIVQFLQQQLAQVGVKVSVEVLESGQRVQRVQQVQKPEDAKVRMYYAGWSSSTGEADWGLRPLLATEAFPPQLNNTAYYSNPKVDDDIKKALTTTNKDEKTSLYKDAQQTIWNDAPWAFLVTQGNVYIKSKNLSGVYVMPDTSFWFGDVDLKQ
- the gsiC gene encoding glutathione ABC transporter permease GsiC, giving the protein MLTYIVKRLLGMIPTLLLVIAVVFMFVHMLPGDPARLAAGQDADEQTVQLVRQELGLDLPLPQQFVRYFTHMLRGDLGVSLRSKRPVSTEIADRFMPTLLLTLTSMVWSVVFGMIIGVASAVWRNRWPDRLGMTLAVSGISFPAFALGMMLMQVFSVELGWLPTIGAASWKHYILPSITLGAAVAAVMARFTRSSFVEVIQEDFVRTARAKGLAESVVVAKHTLRNALIPVVTMMGLQFGFLLGGSIVVETVFSWPGLGALLVDAVTQRDYPVIQGLVLLFSLEFILINLVVDVLYGVINPSIRYK
- the gsiD gene encoding glutathione ABC transporter permease GsiD; its protein translation is MTQLDNTAAAGTATAAVPATAEAVRTPFTEFWRKFKKQHLAVGAGIFVLLLILVAVLAPWIVPFDAENYFDYDNLNAGPSLTHWLGVDALGRDIFSRILMGARISLVTGFVSVALGAAVGTFLGLMAGYYEGWWERISMRLSDVLLAFPGMLLAIGVVAILGSSMVNVVVAVAVFSVPAFARLVRGNTLAIKHMTYVEAVRSIGASDWTIIMRHILPGTISPIVVYGTMRIGTSIITAASLSFLGMGAQPPTPEWGAMLNEARADMVTSPHIAVFPALAIFLTVLAFNLLGDGLRDALDPKIDRR
- a CDS encoding P1 family peptidase, with the protein product MTTAPTGFPRVGVLPSGPRDSLCDVAGVTVGHATLARGALQTGVTVVRPHGGDLYRDKVPAAASVLNGFGKSVGLVQVEELGVLETPIALTNTFSVGTVANAQIRQAVDANAEIGRAWPTVNPLVFECNDGYLNDIQAMAVGEADYLAACAAAGPHCEQGAVGAGRGMSCFGFKGGIGSASRIARPAGGRSWTVGALVLANFGRQPLLTVAGRPFGQWLEQARAQGTQGSGDSGGDTPAAPAPRGGPADDGAAAEPEKGSIILLLATDAPLDARQLRRLSLRAGAGLARTGSVFGHGSGDIALAFSTAYTVPHLADRAMPAVAMLHETRIDPLFEAAAEAIEQSIVHALWHAESVTGRDGHARLAIRDAIPQWRRWLDGGR
- a CDS encoding M55 family metallopeptidase; protein product: MRILISTDIEGVAGVFHSQQVTAGNPEYERARGWMTGEANAAVAGAFEGGARDVLVNDSHGGYRNLLPDGIDERARLVLGKPRYLGMMGGLEEACDAVFMIGYHSRAQGRGVLAHTINGFSFAKVRINGMELGEAGLYGALAGELGVPVALASGDDVFIGETRELFPGAVWVQTKIARGQGSGVSLSPAAARAAIREAAREAMGNIGRLKPWRIEPPIECVLQTQNPALADLFCTWPALERVDGVTLRFTTESMQAAIRTLNSLAAMSFMLR
- a CDS encoding aminopeptidase P family protein, whose product is MPHTDARIAALRQAMAAHGLSAYVVPSADPHLSEYLPARWQGRQWLSGFTGSVGTLVVTADFAGLWVDSRYWVQAQAQLAGTCVTLMKLGDAGVPPHPEWLGTYCGAHAGAAVGADGLVLSLAAHRALSDAVTGAGGRLDIGHDLLAEIWPDRPALPATPVREHLAPHACVSRADKLARVREAMRAKGAAAHLVSSLDDVAWLFNLRGGDVDYNPVFVAHALVLADRAELFTAPGKIDAALADRLAADGVAVRPYDDCPTALAALPADGAVLVDPARTTVGVLAALPAQLRRVEAINPSTLAKSRKTDDELVHVRAVMEQDGAALCEFFAWFEAALGRERITELTVDEKLSAARARRPGFVSLSFGTIAAYNANGAMPHYRATPESHAVIDGNGLLLIDSGGQYEGGTTDITRVVAVGTPTAEQKRDFTLVLKGMIALSRARFPRGVLSPMLDAIARAPIWEGGAEYGHGTGHGVGYFMNVHEGPQVIAHRAPATPHTAMEPGMITSNEPGIYRPGRWGVRIENLVCNRPAETTELGEFLAFETLTLCPIDTSCIQADMLRPDETAWLDGYHAQVRERLLPHVDGAARDWLLARTRPLAGR
- a CDS encoding CTP synthase; protein product: MTKYVFVTGGVVSSLGKGIAAASLGAILESRGLQVTLLKLDPYINVDPGTMSPFQHGEVFVTEDGAETDLDLGHYERFISTRMRKVNNFTTGQIYESVLRKERRGDYLGKTVQVIPHITNEIQDFIARGAEAGWDGNTDVAIVEIGGTVGDIESLPFLEAARQMSLRMGRNNAAFIHLTLVPFIASAGELKTKPTQHSVQKLREIGIYPHALLCRADRPIPEDERAKISLFSNVPLDAVISVWDADSIYKIPAMLHKQGLDNLVCDALGLTPPPADLSMWDDLVEALEHPVHEVTIGMVGKYVDLTESYKSLTEALVHAGIHTRSRVKIEYIDSEDLEAHGTDSLKHLDAILVPGGFGKRGTEGKIAAIRYARENGVPYLGICLGMQLAVIEFSRHVAGLGGANSTEFDPAAPHPVVALITEWMDREGRVEKRDANSDLGGTMRKGAQRCPVKPGTRAAQIYGPEVNERHRHRYEVNNVYVPRLEEAGMVISARTPTENLPEMMELPSHPWFVGVQFHPEFTSTPRDGHPLFSSYIQAAIDRQQGRAKDAA